The genomic window TTGTCCGGAAAAAATGACCATTCGTAAAAGTAATCATCTGAATGGTTATTCCATGGAAGTGCTTGGGCAACAGCCGAATTCTTTTATTGTTCGGATTTTTTCCGAACATAAAAAAGAAGCGGCCATCGGAAGGCTCGTTATCGTTGACGGACTTGCCGTTTATGACCGGATTAAGACCGAACAGGATCATCTGCGGAAAGGCCTTGCCACGCAGATAATCAGACAGCTTGAAACAATTGCGCTGTCTCAAAAGGTTTCAGATCATTTCTTAGTGGCGACGGAACAGGGAAAGCTTTTATATGAATCTTTAGGCTGGAAGCTTTACAGCCTGTACAGCTCAATAGTTATACCGGAAGAAGATTGATGTGGCCTGGATCAGTATTACAAAACATAAAGTTGAATATAAGTGATTTTCCTTCATAATCTGTTAAATACCAAAATGATTTTGTAATTTGTAACTGAAAAAATTAAACTAATAATTAATGAATGCGATTTGCGGACTATGTGGTAACCCATTAACTTCAATGGACACCGTTACAGGAGAAAACAAGCTGGCAGACGGCCATTTGCTTTGCAACAAATGCTTTAATCAGGCTGCTTCTCTCAACAGAGATATCGTCAATAATCTCAGCCAGTTTTTCCTTCCCGAGATCAGAGGAATTATCCTCCAGGGAAAAATTGGTCTATCTGAAAATCCCATGTCTGCAAATTCTTCAGGTCTTCAGAATACGGAGGTGCCGAGTTTCGGATTTGGCGGAATCCCAACAAGGTTTGACGAAATTCAGGATCAGATTGTTGCTCTGAATGCGAGATTAAGTATTTTGGTAAACGGTGAAGTGAAAGAGCTCGTAAATATTTTAGAAAGGGATGAACAACTGACTGCCATTGCGGAGGCGCTTACCATTCCCGGAAAA from Chryseobacterium sp. SORGH_AS_0447 includes these protein-coding regions:
- a CDS encoding GNAT family N-acetyltransferase, whose product is MNRVPKDLLEKWLKGWSISRGKPLPEAWKSGYKIQVGDKEQKERYVFPEVSEDFIQLSESIREPWVYLKVCAPFEEFGTLIPERWKIQPQGYMMHCPEKMTIRKSNHLNGYSMEVLGQQPNSFIVRIFSEHKKEAAIGRLVIVDGLAVYDRIKTEQDHLRKGLATQIIRQLETIALSQKVSDHFLVATEQGKLLYESLGWKLYSLYSSIVIPEED